gtttattattattattttacatgcaACTCAGCTAgcatgaccaagcaatttccccttTTGGGTTAATAAAGTCTATCCAAGTCCAAGCCTAAGGtccaaaagtataaaaaataccAAACTAAGCCCAAGCACTAAAAAAGACACTTTGATTATAGATCACCATTTGCCAACgctgtaaaacattacagccACGTCATGTTACTTCatgtgagttttgtctgtgtggtaAATGTTCGTTTAACATTaagttgctttttttcattACGCAGAGCTATTACAATAAAATGGCTCATAAACAACAGTATTACAGCATTACACTAAAAAATAATGGCACCATATGCTGTTTCTAGTAAAACAAATTTTAATATCTTCCTGTCTTCTAAATGGCTATAATGGCATTAAGTAAGGACATTGCTTCAAATGCTAGTGCCAACCTATGTACATATTgtcaatatttttaaaaaaaaataaaaatagccaaGATAGGAAATCTGAGTAgaaacactaaaacactagTGTTCTCAACTTAAATACTAGTTAATACGTTGTTGTAGTTGAAATATTTAAGACAAGATGAGTTTTCTTCATTGGATAATGTATCCTAGTAAGTGGTTTTAACTCAAAGCATCAGGCTGAAACAAGAAATAATTCCTAGTTCTAACTTTTTCGCATTGAGCGTTGTTTAAGGCAGCAAGTGAACTTTAGTTAAGTTTCGCCGACTTGAAACATGACAGTGAAGTTACGTGACATTTCTCTGCTTCCTGATTCAAAACGTCTAGCGGGACAGAATGTATGGCTGCAGGAGGGTTTGATTATCAGCGTTTATCTTGTGCGGCTCATCTAGTTGCTGAGTGGTCTTCGTGCTGGCTCGTAGATTGTAGTCTAAGGTTAACCATGCACATGGTATGCACGGAGAAAACGCCCAAGAGCAGTCACAACGTACATGCGTGACAGACTTGACGTTAGGTGTtgcaacacaaacatttccaaATTTACAGACAAAGATATTTAATACACCTTCCGTGTGGCAGAACCATTCTTTCCCAGGCATCGTATATTCCACCTTTTTGAACAAGCAAAACTGCTTCATCGTGTAAAACGGTCCTTTTCTATGAGTGtctctccagctgctcctgctgACCGCTCAGGCCGGTGTCAGCTCTGCCTCCTGGATTGCTGACCGTCCGCCGGATAGCCCCAAGTTTTTGCAGCTGGGGAACTTCCTGTCTGATGTGGCGCTTAGTAATACTGGAGCTCCGTGGGGGGTTCCACTTCCGTTCCTTTCCATGGACCTCAGATTTCCATATAAGCCTGAATCTGGCCACCTGCGGGAGTTCTTTGATGACTCCACAGTGGTTTGGGTTCATTAAAGACTTGAGGAAAGTCTGAGTGCAGGGAAAGTGGTGCATACGTTTCTGGATTGGAGAAACAAACTGCTCCCGAACATAAACAAGACCGAGGACATCTTAGTTGATTTTAGGAGGATACGGCCAAAGTgtggaaacatcatgtggaAAGATGTTGGTGTTGTTGAGCTCTACAGGTTCTATGGCGTCCACTTGATGTACAGCTCAGAAACCTTCACAGAGATCTTCTACAGCTCGTGGTGGTGAGTGGTCTTGTAGGGGCACGTCTAGCGCCAGGCACCACTGAACCCATTAGCAATACTGAAACTGTCATGGGTCGTCGGTCAGCAAACACTTACAGTGGAGTTCACTTTAGCTAATTATGCGCAGTTGGGTATTTTTGCGTATGATAGTTAACATATGTCACAAGAAAATCTCATTTATAAGGCTCAAAATTTTAAAATAGGGAAAAGCTAAAGTACTGAGTAatgatataatatattaatGATGCTAATATATATTACTTTAAACTGAACTAGCTCTGATAATCTGCACTGAAGCAGTATTTCAGTTAGACTAAATCATCCCTCATCTCACCCCTAACTTTCCCGGCACAATTGCGTATTTTGTTGAGTAGCAGTAAAAAGTGCTAAGCTAATCCCTCGGTGGCGGCAGCATGGAGGTGGTTGACTCCAagacgctggaactcactgttaagccttcttgtgTCGTGGGCCCAACTAAAGTCCCAATGATGTGCCGtcggctaggctagttagctggcatcttcttgttggttgctagctgctagctgactgctagcctgctggtcgggtTTCAGTCGGACTGGGCCTCTAAATGTAACATCTAACATAACATCTTATCCcgtgtaataatgaatgttaaagttaataaatcttttaatgatgtttttggAAATCCATGATTAcgcctgcacaaaaaaaaaaaaaaaaaaaaaagattgccaGAAGTTTTTCCTGCGCCATTGAACTCCTACAAACAGGACACCATGTTGGAGCATCTTCGTATGTATTTCACTTTTCTCATGCTCTTCATTCCCGGTCACATatgaggagctgaaggaggaagAATAAACTCTATTCATCCCAGTGCGTCCACTCTCCCCGCCCACAGCAGCCGGGGTCAGAGTCCAACCTCCTGCACAGAGCTACCAGGGCACAACAAAAAGCCACTCACTGTAGACAGACAGAACACGAGCACCAGGCTTATTACGAGGTTAAGTGGTCCTGGTCAGGATAAAACACTTggttcccacacacacaaaaaaaaaaaaaaacagaagccaGATTAAATAATGAGAATGAGAGCAGCACATACTTTAAGGATGACGAAGCACATAAGAGgtacacattaacattagcgAATTAATATTGAGAGGAGTGACTGCACCTAAGATATACAACAATTCCTTCATCTGAAAAagacttgtttattttagaggaGGGATAAGGAAGTCATCGTCAAATATAAACTCACTGAACCATCTTTGAGTTCCCTGTTCTCTGCTCGCGTGTGGCATCAGCTCTGGAAGCAGTCAGGGGATCTCGCAGGTCTACAAAGTCATGCTCTCCCACACCGCCGGGCCTCACGGGTACGAACAGAGGCCAAGAGGAAGGCTGGCAATGTTAATCAAAGATCCAAACAGAGAAATGTAATGCaacttacaccgatcagtcacaacattatgaccactgacaggagaagtgaataatattcaCCATctcctgctgggaaacgtttcaACCTGGCCttcgtgtggatgctacttggacacgtaccacccacctagaccctaaaccagaccaggcacccccactgcttgatggcagcagccatccccagcctgatacacacacacacaaaaataatttaggaacaacccaaaagacatgaaaaactggcctggcctccaaattcactagaacccaaactgatcaagtgtctgcgGGAgtcactggaacaagtctgatccacagagggcccctcccctcaacccataggacacaaaggcccccattctgtttccagactccacaggacaccctcagaaggcccatgttcatggTTTTCTGATAAGTCACAGCTGTtatggaggaggaaagggagacTCACTGCACATAATGTTaggcctgatcggtgtatatgtgtatgtgaaTATATGTCCGAAAACAAAGCATCCACTTCCTGAGAAGGGCAAATAGCTTCTGCTTGCTACAGAGCATCAAAACCACCAAAATCAGGTACAACACAAGAAGAACTTTTCATGCCTTTTGAGCGGTTCTTGTGGCACGAAAGTGTTGTTGCAATGGTGCAGGGGTGCCTAGTCAATGTTTAAGTGGGCGGTATACGTCAGGTAACACCTACAGGAGAACACTGTATCGCAACCCTATCATTTAAGTCATCCCCCTCACCTGTCAGCGATTTTCATGTTGCGGCTGACTCACAGTGTTAAGGTGGTAGCTCTTGGGAAACGGACGTTTtattaaactaaactgaactgcATCCTTCTCTCGTTTTCTCCTGCATTACAAGTGGGAGGTCTTTCCCAGAAGCGCACTTACTAAAAtctccacgtttttttttttggtttgttttttaacactACAGGACAAATAGGACAAAAGACACCTGTGCTCCACCCCTTATCAACaaataacacttttatttattccatttctgaagtgtttcttcttgttctttttttttggtcaaacaTTAGATGTGAGGCGGAGGAAAGTGCTCTCAGTAGGAGAGGTGATGGTGCACGGGGCTGCAGgcagggggcagcagaggagagatGTGGTTACTGGCaaggaagaaggaaatgaaCAGTGGAATGATTTAcagagtagaaaaaaagaaaagcttgttttatggtaAATTCTCAAGTAAATCTTCAACTtatcataacacacacaaataccgATGAGATGGCCGAGTTAACTTCTAATCTGATGACGAATAGTTTTGGTTTCAAACAGGCTACTCAGTTATTTCTAGTTGTATCATTTTGAAAGTATATATCGTACAACAGGGCCTGATACACAATTTCATGCTAAACAAAAGCCACATCTGAGAAGACAGATCATTTTGGCCAATAACCATTAACACattatgtgtgttttgaatTGTAAAAATTCCACTATTGTGATTTCTGGAATCTTTCTGCCACCCAAACCTGACAAAATGACAACCTCTCCGCTTCTTCCGTCCTCCGTCTTCCCCCGCGCCCCCATCACGAGCTGTCAGCGAAGCTAAATTTACCCGTCTCACGCGCATTTCACGCCGCGAAACCTCCAACGTATATAtttacacacgcacacgcacgcgaGTACCGTCTAGTCCTCGCTCACTCTCTCGCACACAGTGGTTTAGTTTGTGACggcaaaaaaaacacgcacaaaaaaaaaataacagcctaCTATGTCCAGTGAAGGCAACGTGTACACGCATACTGGGCATTGTTCGCATTCTCACGCAGGAGTACAAAGGCATGGGCAGAATCTCAAACACAAATGTACGCACGCTCGTAAAGTGCACACACGGGAGGGAAGCTCTGGGGGACGAGGACGTACGTGGGATGAGTTCAAAGCTTTTGGTGTCAACTctgggataaaaataaatgtaaatgaaagacTTGTTGAAAAGAATGTGATGACACAGTGTGTAAGGCAaacgtggaggaggacgagtATTTGATGGAGGTGGTTTTCTGAGGATGATGTGACAgcaggaggaaattaaaaaactaatGGACATAAAGCAAACACCATTCACAcgagtgcgcacacacacacacacacacgccagcTGTCCCCAGAATTTATTAGAAACTCTTtatgtaatgaaaataatataaatttgACTGCAGCTTCCCGTTGCATTGCTTATTTGTCCTACCGCAATCATCCCTCACACTAAAAGGCAGTTCaggtgaataaaaataatacttcCACTGTATGATCATCGGGCATGTCCCActaaaacgaacaaacaaacaaaaaaaaaaatgaagtcaccgaagtaaaacagaataaagcACACATTGGTCAAGGACTGGCCGAggcagaaaatagaaataataataataacgtcaGAACAAGACACAAAAGCAGCAGTGGAAACAAGAGAGGCACAAAAATAAAGGTGTGAtggtgagaagaaaaaaaaaccccagtcAGCTGGAATGGCCTCCGACATAAACGCCCCCTTCCCTCTCGTTCTAGAACAATCAGCTGGCatccccccccttcccctccctcttttccctcccctcccttcacGAGAGGTACCTCTCTGTGTCCACTTTTGGCACAGACtgacccccccacacacatgttgcagtgcacacacacacacacacacacacacacagagaagcctGGCCAGCGATGTGGCGCCACCTATCGTCGGACACGGCAAACTGCCACGTTCTTGCACAGAGCTAATGGACGTATTCAATTTTTCTGAAGTGCACGCGGGACAGGACGCGCGCTCCGCTCATGTCGGCAGGTCAAAAAGTGCTGTGAGGAATCACCGCTCCTTCGCCTGCCCTCGCTCCGCCCCTTGAGGTCACGTACGGTGAGtggcaagagaaagaaaggtaGCACACGTGTCGGTACAAGGCAAAAGTAGAGCAAGCATCAATCGGGACAATCTTCCAGAGGGTTaacccccaaccccaccccgaCCCCGAATGaatacaagaaaaagaaaaatgtaaacaacTTCGATGAAAGTCATAGTGGTGGTTTCATGCATGTCATCTGGAAGGCTGCGCTACTTCGGTGTTCGGGCGTCCCGCCGCCCTGGCGGGAGAGGTGCGGGGGTGTAGGCGTGGTGACGAGGCCATGAGCTCCTCCTACTCGACTTTAACGCCCATCTTCTCTGTGTTTAGCAGGTAGAGGCTGTCGTCTATCAGGAAACTGGAGGCAGAACGAATTCATTCAACATCAGGTATCTATCCCCAAAACTTTCATTCtagttttcatcttttttttttttctgctgtcgTTATTTGAGACTCTCCGTCGTGTATGTACCACCGACCTGTAGAAAAGGAAGTGCACTGGGACGGTGCTGAGGTGCCAGACAGCGTGGGCATCCAGGATCCAGAGCATCGGGGGGAagtccagcagctccagcagggCCAGGCCGTgaagcagcagcaccaccaggCCGCACTTCCACCAGTAGGGCAGCGTCCGCCGGTTCTGCCAGCACCAGCACAGCCACCACAGGAGGTTCACCATGCCTGCGAAGACACCGACGGAAAGTCAGGCGgagaaaggtaaaaaaaaaaaaaaaaacaaaggtccGTGAAGGGCACGGTGCTCTGCCAAGGTGCCAGATCAGGATAATCCTATCAGATGAGATTTGGTGAACTAAAGGACCGAGGTGATGATATAGTGTAAGAGTGAAAATAGGTGACAAGAAATGACTAGAAGGTACAGCTACTGTCGAAAATCAACTCAGATGTTAAATATAATTGAACGCTCTTCTTAAAAGCCACTGAGGGGTCGGtattagagatcgaccgatatggattttttggGGCCGATACCAATTTTGGTTTTCCAACGAGCTACCAATTTTTATGAGCCGATATTTTGAGCCGATAGtgcttttttctccctccaatTACACGATAAAAACGAttacaaatgttacaagtctcaatttaaccaaaaacataaacatatattgaactcaaagagtatttaacacttttatgcGTACAAAATAAACACGTAAAAAAAGGTAGAGCATAAGCACAGGAGCTGTCTGTGGAtgtgtctgtaaatcttgccaggggaaaaaaaatatatatatatgtaaaaattataatataatatatataaatatatatcggCGAACGCACCCACATATCGGCCAATCCCGATACCTGTAAAACAACGCAAATATCGGCCCAATATATCAGTCGGCCAATATATCGGTCAtgtgaaaactgtaaaataatgtCCAGCTTATCCaggataaaaatacaaatttaaggCGATTAACTAAGACTATCCTATAAAAAGGCCCCGACGCCAAAAATTCACCATTGCATCCAACCAAACTTGAGCCTCAATGTGACCTACGAgtccgtcccccccccccactgtaCCGATTGTGGCATTCGCAGCCATGTTGTAGCCGTAGTCGAAACTGACGAAGGTCAGGTAGGACACGTGCGAGGTAAAGGCCAAGATGAGCAGGACTCCCACCATGCTGGACACCCCGGGGCGCCTCAGACCCAGCGTTCTGGAAAAGAGACGGGCGACAGTGTGAGCAGATGTAACAGGTGCtcaaaaacatgatttttttttttttccctcagggTTTTCTGACACCATCACTCTGATAAAATGCGGCAACggcttaaattattatttaaaattctgCTTCAGAGCTCACCTGACACAGCAAAGGTAGATCGAGTATAAAATGACTGCTGTCGCACAGAAATAATCCATtttctgaaagtgaaacagaaatgaaaaacaaaaaaaagatgaaggtcaacaaaaacatgttgttgtgcTTTAGAGGGAATAATACTGTACACAGCTTGAGGGTTTGTCTGGAATGGCATTAGGATGTTAGCCATTTGCTAAGCTCATTAGCAACTAAAACAACAGTGCCCTCATCTCAGCGGGCGGTCTGGAAAGATACCCGAGCAGTTACGTGCACACGACATACAAGGAAGATGCATGATGTGTTTCGTCCTTATTAATTAACACCAAATCATCTGATCAGTTTTAGCTGCACTCAGCCTTTCGCTTTGGGCCACCGTCACGTAAACAGCCACAGACAGCTGCTGCCGGCTAACAAGATGTCTGAACGGAGGAGTGAAACTGTTCGCTAACATGTTATGTTTTTATGCCGTcaggtggacaaagatggattTATTATTAGTATCTACGCACTCAACAACCATTACCTCAGTGAGATAGGTGTCCCGGGTGTGAAACACTGTGGACCAGAACCAGGCGTTGAGAGACACctacgcaaacacacacagacacacaaacgggCTCCTGTTAAAAGAGGCACGGTAACACTTCACTGTGACAGGAGCAGATGCGGTGGAATCTGAGCACTCGCTCGTTGTTTTCGACTCACCAGAGAGAAGGCGTTGATGGTGTGGTACATGGGGCTCTGGCGTGGCACCGTGCTCCGGTAGCGCAGCAGCATGAGAAGGCAAGCGAGGCCGTTGAGGAGAGAGGCCAGAGCAGACGCCGGCTCCTCGAAACACAGGAAGCGCGCAAACGGCCACtgggagaaataaaacacaccgcGCGTACATTTAgacttaaacagaaaaaaaaaaacattttagttagaaatgtgcacatacactgatcagccacaacattaaaaccactgacaggagaaataaatgtatgatatcttttgacaattcaaaCTGGGGAAACTCTTGGACATGGCAACCCGCTAATGACACTTTGTcgccaggcaccacaggacaccctcagaagtcccaCGTCCACGTCTCTGATGAGTcctaactgttttggaggcacgagggagacttacacaatattaggaaggtggtcataatgctatgcctgatcggtgaGCACAAACAACGCCGAATGAATTCACCGGCGCGGATTCTGCGACAAAGAGCACACACCTTGCCGTGGAACTGTGGGATCCTGTACCCCTCAGCTTGGTAAAGACCCACGGTGGTCCACATGCACTGGTAGCGGCAGTCGTCCCTGCACGTCCAACCTGGGACACGGACAAAAGAAGAACACATGGTCTGAGGGCCGGCACAGGTCAGGGGGTCACACTCAGTGACCCTCAGGAGCGAAATAAATTTAGATCAAGAGCACAGACGGCCATCACATATTAACAGCCACAGTGCCAGCCCCAAAAATGTTCTCTATGCATTTACAGGTTGAGATGCCATCTTGTTGCGTTATTAAGTCTCATTCTGACAAATCACACCTGCGCTACAGGTGGAACAAAGGTGGAGTTACAATGGAACAATACTGACAACTAGTTAGGCTAGAAAAACTGGCCACTTTCCACTGGCAGGTCAGTTGCTAGTTATGAAACAATGGAATCAcggaagtatatatatataaaaaaaaagttagatgTTAGCAGGCATAGGCATGGCACGGGTGTACTGCAGCTGACTGCTACACAGAGTGGACAGGT
This window of the Mugil cephalus isolate CIBA_MC_2020 chromosome 16, CIBA_Mcephalus_1.1, whole genome shotgun sequence genome carries:
- the pgap3 gene encoding post-GPI attachment to proteins factor 3: MRSAGFMPLSSRRAFVSPDGPRPTATTTAATVAMALVLSPRCTSVRLLATAVLLLVSVTAVQSSQGDKEPVYRDCVKQCVRTNCTGARLRGFESAQPQYMALTGWTCRDDCRYQCMWTTVGLYQAEGYRIPQFHGKWPFARFLCFEEPASALASLLNGLACLLMLLRYRSTVPRQSPMYHTINAFSLVSLNAWFWSTVFHTRDTYLTEKMDYFCATAVILYSIYLCCVRTLGLRRPGVSSMVGVLLILAFTSHVSYLTFVSFDYGYNMAANATIGMVNLLWWLCWCWQNRRTLPYWWKCGLVVLLLHGLALLELLDFPPMLWILDAHAVWHLSTVPVHFLFYSFLIDDSLYLLNTEKMGVKVE